A stretch of the Xiphias gladius isolate SHS-SW01 ecotype Sanya breed wild chromosome 19, ASM1685928v1, whole genome shotgun sequence genome encodes the following:
- the LOC120804842 gene encoding uncharacterized protein LOC120804842, with amino-acid sequence MAAQLVVALLALSSLGAASELDCKELVKPLVLDSHSPIYGKWVLHVGSWDQPGLKSDLVSANSSWVELSASSDSGVITIYWADRLNDEKCLQGLANATISGMTSHTTFNINGHTSYHDGKYYETCADCLLSEDTTLLPDGKSKGRYLFLFTRTGTLEPSELETFKKQAECLKFLPEYHFVGTDLCPDDRETAAPAVENTENDQTDAQPTAK; translated from the exons ATGGCTGCACAGCTGGTTGTGGCTCTGCTGGCTCTCAGCTCCCTGGGTGCCGCATCTGAACTGGACTGTAAAGAGCTGGTCAAGCCTCTGGTACTGGACAGCCACAGCCCC ATCTATGGGAAGTGGGTGCTTCATGTGGGGTCGTGGGACCAGCCCGGCCTGAAGAGCGACTTGGTGTCGGCGAACAGCTCCTGGGTGGAGCTGTCGGCGTCCTCGGACAGCGGAGTCATCACCATCTACTGGGCCGACCGCCT AAATGATGAGAAATGCCTTCAGGGTTTAGCCAATGCCACCATCTCAGGAATGACTAGCCATACCACTT TTAACATCAATGGCCACACTTCATATCATGATGGGAAGTACTATGAGACCTGTGCCGACTGCCTCCTGTCCGAAGATACCACCCTCCTTCCTGACGGCAAGTCAAAAGGACgatatctttttctcttta CACGGACCGGCACTCTGGAGCCATCTGAGTTGGAGACCTTCAAGAAGCAGGCGGAGTGTCTTAAATTCCTCCCAGAGTACCACTTTGTAGGCACAG aTCTGTGTCCAGATGACAGGGAAACTGCTGCACCTGCTGTCGAGAATACAGAGAATGATCAAACTGATGCTCAGCCCACAGCAAAGTAA
- the LOC120805228 gene encoding uncharacterized protein LOC120805228: MSAHFCLALLALSSLTAASDPGCEELIKPLEDRSQVSGKWIFHAGTADNTELLKELKTINSSWMELSPSSDTDNMTLHWGDKVDGKCHYGGANFTFSENSTKVTFNFKSSTHEHVGKHLVTCPDCVVWTDNSVRLYNGETRKGRHLFLFTKSGELDASHLDVFKKQAACLNFPPDFHFGGTTDLCPGEKEAATDVKEDEQ; encoded by the exons ATGTCTGCTCACTTTTGTTTAGCTTTACtggctctctcctctctgactgCTGCATCTGATCCAGGCTGTGAAGAGCTGATTAAACCTCTGGAGGATCGAAGCCAG GTTTCTGGAAAATGGATATTCCATGCTGGAACAGCAGACAATACAGAGCTTTTGAAGGAACTTAAAACTATCAACAGCTCCTGGATGGAACTCTCACCCTCATCTGATACTGACAATATGACCCTGCACTGGGGAGACAAAGT CGATGGGAAATGTCATTATGGAGGTGCTAATTTTACCTTCTCGGAAAATTCCACCAAGGTGACAT TTAACTTTAAGTCCTCCACTCATGAGCATGTTGGGAAGCACCTGGTGACGTGCCCTGACTGCGTCGTCTGGACAGACAACTCAGTGAGGCTGTACAATGGGGAAACCAGAAAAGGCAgacacctcttcctcttca CAAAGTCTGGGGAGCTGGATGCCTCTCATCTGGACGTTTTCAAGAAGCAGGCTGCATGCCTCAACTTCCCACCAGATTTCCACTTTGGAGGAACCACAG ACCTGTGTCCTGGGGAGAAGGAGGCTGCCACAGATGTAAAGGAAGATGAACAATAG